One Yimella lutea DNA window includes the following coding sequences:
- a CDS encoding SIR2 family protein: protein MSAHDVVGFVNGLSEKLASRSRHVCVFLGAGASKACGLPDIAGLTEHVRGALTGDELTAFERLATGRNLEQVLSRLRRIATLLEESEDTVDGLTGEQAGALDVDICRLIIDKLTSATVTYEPMWRLASWAARAEYHRPVELFTVNYDLLVETGLEALGVPYFDGFVGTLRAQFRGDLVEGVGDAERGVQSVGASLPAFLVRLWKLHGSVHWVWSENENPTVVRLGMPAPGGQPAAIYPSDAKYDESRRVPFLVLQDRLRRALDEPETLTLITGYSFGDQHLNETIFNAARRRPRSEFIVFCYSAIPDEVAALAATTPNVQVVTRGEAVLGGIRQPWKKPDSIPADVWNGDKFLLGDFEFFTHFLARSSPPRGELESRLADLLAKAAVSNG from the coding sequence ATGTCGGCACACGATGTCGTGGGGTTCGTGAACGGGCTGAGCGAAAAGCTCGCCTCCCGTTCGCGTCACGTGTGCGTGTTCCTCGGCGCAGGTGCGTCAAAAGCATGCGGCCTGCCTGACATCGCGGGCCTGACTGAGCATGTCCGTGGTGCCCTGACAGGCGACGAGTTGACCGCCTTCGAGCGCCTGGCGACAGGTCGCAATCTGGAGCAGGTACTCAGCCGTCTACGCCGCATCGCCACCTTGCTCGAAGAATCCGAGGACACGGTCGACGGACTGACTGGGGAACAGGCGGGTGCGCTCGATGTCGATATCTGTCGACTCATTATCGACAAGCTGACATCCGCAACGGTTACGTATGAGCCGATGTGGCGGTTGGCATCCTGGGCGGCCAGAGCGGAATACCACCGGCCAGTTGAGCTATTCACAGTCAACTACGACTTGCTCGTCGAAACAGGACTAGAGGCACTGGGTGTCCCATACTTCGACGGATTCGTGGGAACCCTGCGTGCTCAGTTCCGAGGCGATCTTGTGGAGGGCGTCGGAGACGCGGAGCGCGGTGTCCAATCAGTGGGCGCTTCGCTTCCAGCGTTCCTCGTCCGCCTCTGGAAACTCCACGGATCAGTGCACTGGGTCTGGAGCGAGAACGAGAACCCCACGGTTGTACGTCTCGGAATGCCGGCGCCAGGAGGCCAGCCGGCTGCGATCTACCCGTCGGATGCCAAGTACGATGAATCGCGCCGCGTCCCATTCCTAGTGCTCCAGGATCGGCTACGCCGTGCGCTCGACGAACCCGAAACTTTGACACTGATCACCGGGTACTCGTTCGGTGATCAACACCTGAACGAGACCATCTTCAACGCGGCTCGTCGACGACCACGTTCAGAGTTCATCGTGTTCTGTTACTCCGCGATCCCTGATGAAGTAGCAGCCCTCGCGGCAACGACGCCAAACGTCCAAGTCGTGACACGTGGCGAGGCAGTACTGGGAGGCATCCGGCAACCCTGGAAGAAGCCAGATTCGATCCCCGCCGACGTATGGAATGGCGACAAGTTCCTGCTAGGTGACTTCGAGTTCTTCACTCATTTCTTGGCGCGGAGTTCTCCGCCCCGCGGAGAACTCGAGTCCCGACTCGCGGACTTGCTTGCGAAAGCCGCGGTTTCGAATGGCTGA
- a CDS encoding TatD family hydrolase, with protein MIGSALPALDAHAHIAPDVTPAQIAALGQSVVFAMTRSLHEARQVKNRRDSTLVWGIGVHPGVAVAREAWDPKQFTHLLASFALVGEIGLDRRAGDMVGQRTIFNEVLSIVRSEPVLVSVHSSGAATEVVEHLHNANVRGAILHWFNGDATDIRRAIEADAYFSINAAMPEDQIRLLPPERILCETDFPARKVRARRPADIQSTETLLGQIWNKTPEEVRARTWWNLRTLSEQSGAIERLPEVVADTLMYL; from the coding sequence GTGATCGGCTCTGCTCTCCCCGCCCTAGACGCCCACGCCCACATCGCGCCGGACGTCACGCCGGCACAGATCGCGGCGCTCGGACAGTCGGTGGTGTTCGCGATGACCCGGAGCCTGCACGAAGCCCGCCAAGTTAAGAACAGGCGGGACTCGACACTTGTCTGGGGTATCGGCGTCCATCCCGGCGTAGCGGTAGCGCGCGAAGCGTGGGACCCGAAGCAGTTCACCCATCTCCTTGCTTCTTTCGCGCTAGTCGGGGAAATCGGTCTCGACCGCCGTGCCGGCGACATGGTGGGGCAGCGCACGATATTCAACGAGGTACTGAGCATCGTTCGCAGCGAACCGGTGCTCGTCTCCGTCCATAGCAGCGGCGCTGCGACCGAAGTTGTAGAGCACCTTCATAACGCCAACGTGCGCGGAGCGATCCTGCATTGGTTCAACGGTGATGCCACGGATATCAGACGCGCGATCGAGGCCGATGCCTACTTCTCAATCAACGCCGCGATGCCCGAAGACCAGATCCGGCTGCTGCCCCCCGAGCGGATCCTGTGCGAGACGGACTTTCCTGCCCGAAAGGTCCGCGCCCGCCGCCCCGCCGACATACAAAGCACAGAAACGCTGTTGGGTCAGATCTGGAACAAAACGCCCGAAGAAGTCCGCGCACGAACCTGGTGGAACCTTCGGACCTTGAGTGAACAATCCGGAGCCATCGAACGGCTGCCTGAGGTAGTCGCTGACACTCTCATGTACCTATAG
- a CDS encoding queuosine biosynthesis protein queC → MPLTHFYVSGEASTTQPPEDHHHLRWPTAPGKTDTVKSAIGWWLSSLGSLPTQAIDLVRIAGGAYLVDRLSGRPSAFTRRLHLAVEVADPEPWEGDAINQLAQLLFWLTGDTWELQLVQDPTTPNDPVADTSETAQSVALLSGGLDSYLGALHLLSTLSEPPLFVGHYDTATAVRRAQNTIHSWLQETHTPPPSYTQIEFTQVAAKKESSSRSRSLLFVALGAAVAASRGASKLFVPENGFTSLNLPLHPNRAGALSTRSTHPETFYRINTLLQSLDLSLAVTNPFAANTKGEEMRLVADRHPASGWDRIAGFTVSCSKLDGARIKGGDSTLNCGLCYTCVTRRGAFIAAGIEDSTIYLSNEFTGDARLELLERRYSDRAAISYATTRGIDDDAIDAGTWPPDADPDEISELARRGLAELGNVDLT, encoded by the coding sequence ATGCCACTCACACACTTCTACGTCTCCGGCGAGGCCTCCACCACCCAGCCCCCGGAAGATCATCACCATCTACGGTGGCCCACCGCCCCCGGTAAGACAGACACGGTCAAGAGCGCCATCGGCTGGTGGCTGTCCTCTCTGGGATCACTCCCAACGCAAGCGATCGATCTGGTCCGTATCGCCGGCGGTGCCTACCTCGTCGACCGGCTCTCCGGCAGGCCGAGCGCCTTCACCCGGCGACTTCATCTCGCTGTGGAGGTGGCCGATCCCGAGCCGTGGGAGGGCGATGCAATCAACCAGCTCGCTCAGCTACTTTTCTGGCTCACCGGCGACACCTGGGAACTCCAGCTCGTCCAGGACCCCACCACCCCGAATGACCCGGTAGCAGACACCTCTGAAACGGCGCAGTCTGTCGCGCTCCTCAGCGGAGGCCTCGACTCCTACCTCGGAGCTTTGCACCTGCTCTCCACCCTGAGTGAGCCTCCGCTATTCGTGGGCCACTACGACACCGCCACCGCCGTACGCCGGGCCCAGAACACCATCCACAGCTGGCTACAGGAGACCCACACTCCACCGCCGTCCTACACGCAGATCGAGTTCACGCAAGTCGCAGCCAAGAAGGAAAGCTCCAGCCGCAGCCGCTCCTTGCTCTTCGTCGCGCTCGGGGCCGCCGTTGCTGCAAGCCGTGGCGCCTCGAAGCTCTTCGTGCCGGAGAACGGATTCACCAGCCTCAACCTCCCACTGCACCCCAATCGCGCCGGTGCGCTCTCGACTCGTTCCACTCATCCCGAGACTTTCTATCGCATCAATACGCTCCTCCAAAGTCTCGATTTGTCGCTCGCCGTGACCAATCCGTTCGCCGCCAACACCAAGGGGGAGGAGATGCGGCTCGTTGCCGACAGGCACCCAGCGAGCGGCTGGGATCGTATCGCTGGATTCACAGTCTCCTGCAGCAAACTCGACGGCGCGCGAATTAAGGGCGGAGACTCCACCCTCAACTGCGGCCTCTGCTACACATGTGTCACCCGTCGAGGTGCATTTATCGCGGCTGGCATCGAAGACTCGACCATTTACCTGTCCAACGAATTCACTGGAGATGCGCGGCTCGAACTCCTTGAAAGGCGCTACAGCGACCGTGCCGCCATCTCATACGCGACAACCCGTGGTATCGACGACGACGCGATCGACGCGGGCACCTGGCCCCCAGATGCCGACCCGGACGAAATCAGCGAACTCGCCCGCCGAGGTCTTGCCGAACTCGGGAACGTGGACCTGACGTGA
- a CDS encoding type IV secretory system conjugative DNA transfer family protein, protein MIGLVVLFGVALILRAAGSVAAFLTGTPQPAGDPASGVGVLFRPGDPGSALDADGLNPVVYWIVAGLLLAGLVTGGLWAWLRLRRHTHRIEADPRRMAGIATRHEVAAAASDKALLRRAGNLRPGLSDPRPQDVGYRLGTSKGTSVWASVEDSIMVIGPPRSGKGLHLVIPAILDAPGAAVVTSTRPDSLTATMRARRRAGPVAIFDPQHLAEGLPAGLRWSPIRGCESPQTAMIRATGLAAGTGLSAGGVDGGGFWEGKTRAALQALLHAAAIDNRPPAELFRWTLDPTAAADAVAILTGSTQAATGWAESLEAMIDSDPRTRDSIWQGVSLALGSLADPRVLDAVSPGPGEGFDPEAFIRERGTLFLLATGSGAGASAALVAALVEDLIETARRLAARSAGARLDPPMLLALDEIANLSPLPSLPTLMAEGGGSGITTMPVLQSLAQARDKWNEHQANAIWDASIVKVILGGASNSRDLQDLSALVGERDEYTDSVTLGDHGTRSNQRSVRRVPIFPPDKIRRLPFGTGIVLLRSAPPIVTDLHPWPKRPDAGQLTADRTEIEALLRRSDT, encoded by the coding sequence ATGATCGGGCTGGTCGTCCTGTTCGGCGTCGCGCTGATCCTGCGCGCCGCTGGATCGGTAGCCGCGTTCCTGACCGGCACACCGCAGCCGGCCGGCGATCCCGCCTCCGGGGTCGGAGTGCTGTTCCGCCCCGGCGACCCCGGCTCGGCGCTCGACGCGGACGGCCTGAACCCGGTCGTCTACTGGATCGTCGCCGGGCTGCTGCTCGCCGGCCTCGTCACCGGCGGCCTATGGGCATGGCTACGGCTGCGCCGCCACACCCACCGGATCGAAGCCGATCCGCGCCGCATGGCCGGGATCGCCACCCGGCACGAGGTCGCCGCCGCGGCGTCCGACAAGGCGCTGCTGCGCCGCGCGGGAAACCTGCGCCCCGGCCTGAGCGACCCACGGCCGCAGGACGTGGGCTACCGGCTCGGCACCTCCAAGGGCACGAGCGTATGGGCGAGCGTGGAGGACTCGATCATGGTCATCGGCCCGCCCCGCTCCGGGAAGGGCCTGCATCTGGTGATCCCGGCGATCCTCGACGCCCCCGGCGCCGCCGTCGTCACCTCGACCAGGCCAGACAGCCTCACCGCGACCATGCGTGCTCGCCGCAGGGCCGGCCCGGTCGCGATCTTCGACCCCCAGCACTTGGCCGAGGGTCTGCCCGCCGGTCTGCGTTGGTCACCGATCCGGGGCTGTGAGTCACCGCAGACGGCGATGATCCGCGCCACCGGGCTCGCCGCCGGCACCGGCCTGTCCGCGGGCGGTGTCGATGGCGGAGGCTTCTGGGAGGGCAAGACACGGGCGGCGCTCCAAGCGCTGCTGCACGCGGCAGCGATCGACAACCGGCCGCCCGCCGAGCTGTTCCGGTGGACGCTCGATCCGACCGCGGCCGCTGACGCGGTGGCGATCCTGACCGGCTCCACCCAGGCCGCGACCGGATGGGCCGAGTCCCTGGAAGCGATGATCGACTCCGACCCCCGCACCCGCGACTCGATCTGGCAGGGCGTCTCCCTGGCTCTCGGCTCGCTGGCCGACCCCCGGGTGCTCGACGCCGTATCGCCCGGCCCGGGTGAGGGCTTCGACCCCGAAGCGTTCATCCGCGAACGCGGCACGTTGTTCCTGCTGGCAACCGGGTCCGGCGCGGGAGCCAGCGCCGCGCTGGTCGCCGCGCTCGTGGAAGACCTCATCGAGACCGCCCGCCGCCTGGCCGCCCGCTCGGCCGGCGCCCGGCTCGATCCGCCGATGCTGCTCGCGCTGGACGAGATAGCCAATCTCTCGCCGTTGCCGTCGCTGCCGACGCTGATGGCCGAAGGCGGCGGCTCGGGCATCACGACGATGCCGGTGCTCCAATCACTCGCGCAGGCGCGGGACAAGTGGAACGAGCACCAGGCGAACGCCATCTGGGACGCCTCGATCGTGAAGGTCATCCTCGGCGGCGCATCCAACAGCCGGGACCTGCAAGACCTGAGCGCCCTGGTCGGCGAACGCGACGAATACACCGACTCCGTGACGCTGGGCGACCACGGCACCCGCTCCAACCAGCGCTCCGTGCGCCGGGTGCCGATCTTCCCGCCCGACAAGATCAGGCGCCTCCCGTTCGGCACCGGGATCGTGCTGCTGCGCTCCGCACCACCGATCGTCACCGACCTGCACCCATGGCCCAAGCGCCCCGACGCCGGCCAGCTCACCGCCGACCGCACCGAGATCGAAGCCCTGCTGCGCCGCTCCGACACCTGA
- a CDS encoding helix-turn-helix transcriptional regulator, which translates to MSDDGTLVVSSLMHSREVAAYLKVSESTLSRWRSAGTGPPFLRLGGIARYRLDAVDRWLDELEHDHAPES; encoded by the coding sequence ATGAGCGACGACGGAACGCTCGTGGTGTCGTCGCTCATGCACAGCCGCGAGGTCGCGGCGTACTTGAAGGTCTCGGAATCCACCCTGTCGCGGTGGCGGTCGGCCGGCACGGGGCCGCCGTTCCTGCGCCTCGGCGGGATCGCCCGGTACCGGCTCGACGCCGTGGACCGCTGGCTGGACGAGCTGGAACACGACCATGCCCCGGAGAGCTGA
- a CDS encoding tyrosine-type recombinase/integrase has product MPRRAEPQPTAEPKPVPPIGVKVSTDMERRSYGIRARPRWTDPTTKRRVTRSEIVPDEAAAHTFFDQLRSSSTKGMDVSMTLLEFVTSIGDRWARGLDPTSTGETYGYGLKLRVLPALGHLPVTQITAGIIDRTIDEWEQRHGASTIKNTIAPLVRVLDEAVRDGLIQINPAKNRAKRSLNRNAFRGQSAEHASPRAHAIPDMKTLNRLARACGKVHQSYSDFVMLAALLAARSSEVSGLQVGDVDFGKNLVVIRRQVFPGKGGLVTKPTKSRKERRVPILEPLRPVLERLTDGKQPEDSLLVGPKGGYLTTATVRDATNWDGIVAKLGLPDLTRHGLRHTGATWMADAGIPLHVLQDILGHASMETTRGYLHPDDRHLASAAEQANAFLSAPGQRKHARRSGPASRGL; this is encoded by the coding sequence ATGCCCCGGAGAGCTGAGCCGCAGCCGACCGCCGAGCCCAAGCCGGTCCCGCCGATCGGCGTGAAGGTCTCCACGGACATGGAGCGCCGCTCCTACGGCATCCGCGCCCGCCCCCGGTGGACCGACCCAACCACCAAACGCCGTGTCACCAGGTCGGAGATCGTTCCCGACGAAGCGGCCGCACACACGTTCTTCGACCAGCTCCGCAGCTCATCGACCAAGGGCATGGACGTGTCGATGACGCTGCTGGAGTTCGTCACCTCCATCGGCGACCGGTGGGCTCGGGGGCTGGACCCGACCTCCACCGGCGAGACCTACGGGTACGGGCTGAAGCTCCGTGTGCTGCCCGCCCTCGGGCACCTGCCGGTCACCCAGATCACCGCGGGCATCATCGACCGGACCATTGATGAGTGGGAGCAGCGCCACGGCGCCTCGACCATCAAGAACACCATCGCCCCGCTCGTGAGGGTGCTCGATGAGGCGGTGCGGGACGGGCTGATCCAGATCAACCCCGCGAAGAACCGCGCCAAGCGGAGCCTGAACCGCAACGCCTTCCGCGGGCAGTCCGCCGAACACGCCTCCCCGCGGGCGCACGCGATCCCGGACATGAAGACCCTCAACCGACTCGCCAGGGCGTGCGGGAAGGTGCATCAGTCCTACAGCGACTTCGTGATGCTCGCCGCGCTGCTGGCCGCACGGTCCTCGGAGGTGTCCGGGTTGCAGGTCGGGGACGTGGACTTCGGCAAGAACCTCGTCGTGATCCGCCGGCAGGTGTTCCCCGGCAAGGGCGGTCTGGTCACCAAGCCGACCAAGAGCCGCAAAGAGCGCCGCGTGCCGATCCTTGAACCGCTCCGCCCCGTGCTGGAACGACTCACCGACGGCAAGCAACCGGAGGACTCGTTGCTGGTCGGTCCGAAGGGCGGCTACCTCACCACCGCGACCGTCCGCGACGCCACCAACTGGGACGGCATCGTCGCGAAGCTCGGCCTGCCCGACCTCACCCGGCACGGGCTACGTCACACCGGGGCGACCTGGATGGCCGACGCGGGTATCCCGCTGCACGTCCTCCAAGACATCCTCGGGCACGCCTCGATGGAGACCACCCGCGGCTATCTGCATCCCGACGACCGTCACCTCGCGTCGGCGGCCGAGCAGGCCAACGCCTTCCTCTCCGCCCCCGGACAGCGCAAGCACGCTCGGCGCAGTGGCCCGGCGTCTCGGGGCCTGTGA
- a CDS encoding WhiB family transcriptional regulator, protein MELRTAARTLPGTMRPAASPSVEERWPDRHVPAEVAHMRSNDLQWACSGHPQPEIFFPNTNRDLSAAKKICSDCPAKLMCGRAGVESLESGVWGGTLLHNGVPNNRLFTREYPGAGRKKATTQSA, encoded by the coding sequence ATGGAACTTCGAACCGCTGCGCGCACCCTGCCTGGAACGATGCGCCCTGCCGCGTCGCCTTCGGTCGAGGAGCGCTGGCCGGACCGGCACGTCCCGGCCGAGGTCGCGCACATGCGCAGCAACGACCTGCAGTGGGCGTGCTCTGGTCATCCGCAGCCGGAGATCTTCTTCCCGAACACCAACCGCGACCTGTCCGCGGCCAAGAAGATCTGCTCGGACTGTCCGGCCAAGCTGATGTGTGGGCGCGCCGGCGTCGAGTCGCTCGAGTCCGGAGTCTGGGGAGGCACGCTGTTGCACAACGGTGTCCCGAACAATCGTCTCTTCACTCGGGAGTACCCCGGTGCAGGACGTAAGAAGGCCACAACACAGTCCGCCTGA